The Plasmodium cynomolgi strain B DNA, chromosome 13, whole genome shotgun sequence DNA segment ATGGGCCTGTAAAAGACTATACACGGGAATAAGTTGTGGCTTTACAAAAATTGCTCTTTTCAGAGcatacaatttttccatGTCGTTCACGTCACTTGTGCGAAACGTGCGTGatgtacaatttttagtCCACATTTCAAAAAGAATAATTAGTAATACGCGGAAAGTGGTCATAAGAGGAGCGTGACGCGTGATTAAATGTCCGTATGTGCAAagtaaatttatattactcCGTCGTTTTATGATGAATTTTCGTCCAGAAAATTTACCAAAGCTGTATTCGCCAAATATCACGATATTGAAGTTCTTCCCATATGGAGAAACATTTAACACTTTTTGAAATGAAAagcttttttgtttatttttgttcacaaatttgttcaCTATTTTAATTGTTTTATGTGGGAACGTTTGCACATAAAGAAAATTGGGGTTTACAACGGGTTTTCATTAAACACACGTGTTTGAAAATTAGGATCTTTCTCCGATGATGCTATAATGTCCATTGTATATGCGTTtgcgcatttattttttaaaaaattatattaagaGCGTTATTtctgttaataaaaataattcttatgTTTCAGTAGTCTCCTACAGCGCGCGCGAAATAttgagttgaaaaaaaaggaaaaaaatgtgtgtatTATTGAGCACATCTTTTTTGTTAAGTATTCACTGACTTGTAATAAGCTAAGTGCCTttcatttggaaaaattacataagCAAATAGCGATATATGTGTTTTATTCCTACTTTTGCGAATGTATgtacattcttttttaaacatCAATAAGGCATTGCATTAGGGGCAcgtgtacaaaaatgaatttttaagCGTCGCAAAGGGGGTTATTGCGCAGCGCATGGGTTTATACTACTGTTTTGTTAAcaaagagaaacaaaataacTTCTTTCGTAATGTCCAAGGTGAGACCACCCCACAGAAATGAGAACGTTCAACTgtttgttttcttcatttttacatataaatggtTAAAGTATTTACGtgagcattttaaaattgtgtacttagtggtttttaaaaaaaaaaaaatgtttacacTTGAAAATTATCCATAAATGTAACGCagcatttgcaaaaatttgaatgaaTCCCGCATAGGGTTTCGAGTGAGGACATgcaatgaggaaaaaaaaaaaagaaacaaagagCAGGGCacataatataaaaacaacTTTCGCATTCAACCGTTTTGAtgttatttgtaaaaaatgtggttttaattttatttgcgaAAGTGTATACGTGTTTtctaatttcattttgcttatcTTTTCGTAGGGCAATGCCTTCAAATGACATTCTGCGAAATGTGAGCATCAAGACTATTAAAACAGGTTATTCCATTCATTTTGGTGTGttcgttttttgttttttttttttttttatcagtcTGCGCGCTTTTCAAATAACAATGCGaaatttgttcgtttttttacgcttttgTGCGATAAATTTTGCGGAAACAATATTGCGAGATCTTATTAATGTTCCGCAAATGCAaccaacattttttttatttcttatgaaagacgcatttttttaaaagtggaAGTAATTAAATTAACTTGATTAAACTTGTTTAAGTTGATTTACCTAAATAGCAAAGGCATGTTGCTATGTGGTgtgttttaaaatttgagTTATGTGGTTGTGTTATATGGTTTCTAAAAAAAGTATCGCGCATGTGGTTCCGTTTAGCATTATGCGATAAACGCGTGTTTTATAAGAGATTAATGCTCTCTTGCTCCGCGCCAATGTGGTTTCAGTACACATGTCACTTTATGTGGTCTCACGGCAGCTCAGCCTGTGGCAATAAGTCGCCGTTATAAAAGCATACCATTATTGAGCTTTGTAAATTTAGACATATTCCCCGTTCCATAATTTTAGTCACAAACTTGAAAAATTGATCGAAATGGCAACTTTGTGTATAGGAGGGTGAATAAGCAAAAGGGATAAGCttaagtaaatataaaaaatcaaagatAGCATAGCGGCAACCAaggttcttcctttttcgcacgctttgtatacatgtgcatgccgAAACTGCTGGTTAAAAGGATGCAAACGTAGaacatgaaatatttttgcgcTTTAATACGTGGTGAACAATacgaattttaaaaatggcaagtggttttgaaaaatattacgTGCATGCAGCAggttttataaatttaatgcaCAAATATGAGCTGAATTGATAAGAATTTTTAAACcagaacaacaaaaaaaaatgtattttgaattaaatgtattttgttgcatctttttctttttgtttaaatgcatatgtaacgaaaaaatgtaaataactATTTCgatctcattttttctgtcatTACAAcgttcattcatttttgtgaactTGCATTTTGATCACTAGTTGTGTTCTCATTTGTTCACGttgcttaaaattttttttttttttaatcattgtATTTTAAAGCATTACAACTGAAACTGCAGCTGTATTCATTCGTGTCAAggttgtttttatttgttcattttaatttttgttatcaCTATGTGAGATagtgccttttttccatttttacttcgaataacacatttttgtacattaaTACAACATCGATGGGTTTTGTgtatttgaaattttaaagtGTATGTAATGTTCAAGTTTTTATAAGCCAttgtattcatttaataaGAGAAAATATTAACGAAAACCGTTGTATTTGtcaagtttaaaaaaaaaataagcagtGAAAGGAGttccaatttatttttgttctatCTTTCGCAAAAGGATAAGAAGCGAATTTTGCGCTCCTAAGCgacacaaaaaattgaaaaaaaaattctatatATCAAAATTATAGATTTCATGTATGTAGGACTCTTTTTATCgagaagaaagaaacaaTATTTAGattaatttttgatttattcttttatgtaCGCTTGGGGGGCAAATGATGTTGTACACAAACAGAATAATCGAAGTGTGCAATCATATACGTTGCATTATGGAGATAATTAAAgtgtataaatttatttgtattttattaacaatatatttttcaagtaTGATATTGCATAACCTAAATTCGCTCGACACAGTATTGCATATTTCTTTAGATAACCGAAATGAATATATGCCTAgaacaaatgggagaaatCTTGCACAAAGAAATCCTTCAAGAGAAGCATTAAAACGCACTTATGATTGCTCACTTACAATTGATGAAATTTTAAGACTTCTTCACATAGTACATGTAGAATCAATAGCTGCAGGTGATATAATAACTGCCATGATTTTACGTTTGGATAGAGAAACAGGTCGTGTGAATGTTGATGGTTTAGTTAGGGATAGGCTACGTCGACGTATACGGATGGAAATGCCATATTTTCCCGCAGATAGAATAGCAAATATGCAGGCTAGATTAACCGAACTCGTTGATGAAATAATCTCAATTAGTCCGTTAAAtcaatatataattttgcaaaagttaGAAGCCTATAAGGAGGAATTGGACGAAACTGTAGAAATACTGCAGTTAGTTGCAAGACAACGTACAGAAGagcatatatatagtattttaaataatttgacGCATATAAGAGAATCACTAAATCTTCGATTGTTAACTAATGATATTGCAGAAAATGAAACTGCAGTAGCCAGAAGGGCACTTCGAATAAGGAGTAGAGTTTTGGACATTCTTGAATTTCAGTATGATATGCCATCCCATGCAAATAGTAACTGAAGATGGGACGATCGCCGCGATTTGTCCTGTACCTCGCGATTTtccataatttgaaaaacaatTACATTTGTTGTTACTGTGACATGTGCTACATTTCGAAGCaaaatgtgttaaaaaattggtaactaattatgcaaaaaaggggcacttGGGGAAGACGCGTATATCTGGTTTGTACTGTAAATGCAGGGCAGTTATTTGACACACCCCTGGTAAGTGACTTATGTTAGCAAATATATAGCACGCTATATTAATGTTACGCAATTACATTAGCATATAAGATgtaaaaagtagaaaaaaatggcataaagATGCTAGTATGATCACCGATGTTTGATAAGCTGTGCGCTCTATT contains these protein-coding regions:
- a CDS encoding hypothetical protein (putative), which gives rise to MMLYTNRIIEVCNHIRCIMEIIKVYKFICILLTIYFSSMILHNLNSLDTVLHISLDNRNEYMPRTNGRNLAQRNPSREALKRTYDCSLTIDEILRLLHIVHVESIAAGDIITAMILRLDRETGRVNVDGLVRDRLRRHRIANMQARLTELVDEIISISPLNQYIILQKLEAYKEELDETVEILQLVARQRTEEHIYSILNNLTHIRESLNLRLLTNDIAENETAVARRALRIRSRVLDILEFQYDMPSHANSN